In one Sphingomonas sp. S1-29 genomic region, the following are encoded:
- a CDS encoding COQ9 family protein, whose product MPVADLPEDATLEEIRAALAARIAPNAAFDGWTQAAVDATAAQIGVDPDIARLAFREGAVDMIDAWFAQIDRMMLEAVPADRLAAMKIRQRIAALVEARLDALAPDREALRRAVAILAMPQNVARAARLGWRSTDLMWRLAGDTATDYNHYTKRAILGGVYAATISVFLNDDSEGHVETRAFLGRRIDGIMRFEKAKAKLLTPKTHRLSLTRFVGRLRYPVV is encoded by the coding sequence ATGCCCGTGGCCGATCTGCCCGAAGACGCAACGCTCGAGGAAATTCGCGCCGCACTCGCCGCGCGTATCGCCCCCAATGCCGCGTTCGACGGCTGGACGCAGGCCGCGGTCGACGCGACCGCGGCGCAGATCGGCGTCGATCCCGATATCGCGCGACTGGCGTTTCGCGAAGGCGCGGTCGACATGATCGATGCCTGGTTCGCGCAGATCGACCGCATGATGCTCGAGGCGGTGCCCGCCGATCGGCTGGCAGCGATGAAGATCCGCCAGCGGATCGCGGCGTTGGTCGAGGCGCGGCTCGATGCGCTGGCGCCCGATCGCGAGGCGCTGCGCCGCGCGGTGGCGATCCTGGCGATGCCGCAGAATGTCGCACGCGCCGCGCGGCTCGGCTGGCGATCGACCGACCTGATGTGGCGGTTGGCGGGCGATACCGCGACCGACTACAACCATTATACCAAGCGCGCGATCCTGGGCGGGGTCTATGCTGCGACGATCAGCGTATTCCTGAACGACGACAGCGAGGGCCATGTCGAGACGCGCGCGTTCCTGGGCCGCCGGATCGACGGGATCATGCGCTTCGAAAAGGCCAAGGCGAAGCTGCTCACGCCCAAGACGCATCGGTTGAGCCTGACACGGTTCGTCGGGCGGTTGCGGTATCCGGTGGTCTGA
- a CDS encoding FeoA family protein, translating into MLSPVMSLAQLPHAFRAVVESVDWTRLAAPEAKRLRELGLDEGVSVEMVHRATIGGGPLACRIGRMTVALRRHVAQAIHVVPAG; encoded by the coding sequence ATGCTTTCGCCCGTCATGAGCCTCGCCCAGCTGCCGCACGCTTTTCGTGCCGTGGTCGAATCGGTCGACTGGACGCGGCTTGCCGCGCCCGAGGCGAAGCGGTTGCGCGAACTCGGGCTCGACGAGGGCGTCTCGGTCGAGATGGTGCATCGCGCGACGATCGGCGGCGGGCCGCTGGCGTGCCGGATCGGGCGGATGACGGTGGCGCTTCGCCGCCACGTCGCGCAGGCGATCCATGTCGTTCCCGCAGGTTGA
- the feoB gene encoding ferrous iron transporter B, translating into MNQAPLVALVGNPNAGKSALFNALTGARQKVGNYPGVTVERHSGRLALADGRPVELLDLPGTYSLDPASPDERVTRDVVTGALAGERRPDALVVVVDASNLDNHLRFVLQLKTLGLPIVLALNMVDLAERDGLVLDPQALAKAIGLPVIATVAVRRRGLDELREALADLLRASPLASSPAAVPELHTLQREARDIARAATVSETSVRRWTHRIDHVALHPVWGTAILLALLFTMFQAVFAWSEAPIGWIEGGMAALGDAVAGVMPDGFAQSLIVDGVIAGVGAVVVFLPQILILFAFILLLEASGYMVRAAFLMDRLMASVGLSGRAFIPLLSSFACAIPGIMATRTIDDEKDRLTTILIAPLMTCSARLPVYTIIIGAFIPDRVVGPGIGLQGLVLFALYILGIVGAFVVALVLRRTVAKGASSGFMLEMPRYQMPQPRDFAIGLWQRAEAFLKRAGTIILVTTVALWALLTFPQAPAGQSQVEYSVAGRIASGIEVVVAPIGFNHDIALALIPAMAAREVAVAAIGTVYAVEDSEGESGQATIREQLQARWSLPTALAFLAWFVFAPQCISTIAVTRRETNGWKWPMFMLGYLFALAYVAAGITYWSARALGL; encoded by the coding sequence ATGAACCAAGCTCCGCTGGTCGCGCTGGTCGGCAATCCCAATGCCGGCAAGAGTGCGTTGTTCAATGCGCTCACCGGTGCGCGGCAGAAGGTCGGCAATTATCCCGGCGTCACCGTCGAGCGGCATTCGGGGCGGCTGGCGCTGGCCGATGGCCGGCCGGTCGAGCTGCTCGACCTGCCCGGCACCTACAGTCTCGACCCCGCAAGCCCCGACGAGCGCGTGACGCGCGACGTCGTCACCGGCGCGCTGGCGGGCGAGCGCCGCCCCGATGCGCTGGTAGTGGTGGTCGATGCGAGCAATCTCGACAATCATCTGCGCTTCGTGCTCCAGCTCAAGACGCTTGGGCTGCCGATCGTGCTGGCGCTCAACATGGTCGATCTCGCCGAGCGCGACGGGCTGGTGCTCGATCCGCAGGCGCTGGCCAAAGCGATTGGCCTGCCGGTGATCGCCACCGTCGCGGTGCGGCGGCGCGGGCTCGATGAATTGCGCGAGGCGCTCGCCGATCTGCTGCGCGCTTCGCCGCTGGCGTCGTCGCCCGCCGCGGTTCCCGAACTCCACACGCTCCAGCGCGAGGCGCGCGACATCGCGCGCGCCGCCACGGTGAGCGAAACCAGCGTGCGCCGCTGGACGCACCGGATCGATCACGTCGCACTTCACCCGGTGTGGGGCACCGCGATCCTGCTCGCGTTGCTGTTCACGATGTTCCAGGCGGTGTTCGCCTGGTCCGAGGCCCCGATCGGCTGGATCGAGGGCGGGATGGCGGCGCTTGGCGATGCGGTGGCGGGGGTGATGCCCGACGGGTTCGCGCAATCGTTGATCGTCGACGGGGTGATCGCGGGCGTCGGCGCGGTGGTGGTGTTCCTGCCGCAGATCCTGATCCTGTTCGCCTTCATCCTGCTGCTCGAAGCGTCGGGCTATATGGTGCGCGCGGCGTTCCTGATGGACCGGCTGATGGCGAGCGTCGGGCTGTCGGGGCGGGCGTTCATTCCGTTGCTGTCGAGCTTCGCCTGCGCGATCCCGGGCATCATGGCGACGCGAACGATCGACGACGAGAAGGACCGGCTGACGACGATCCTGATCGCGCCGCTGATGACCTGCTCGGCGCGGCTGCCGGTTTATACGATCATCATCGGCGCGTTCATTCCCGATCGCGTGGTGGGGCCGGGGATCGGGCTGCAGGGGCTGGTGCTGTTCGCGCTGTATATCCTGGGGATCGTCGGCGCGTTCGTGGTGGCATTGGTGCTGCGGCGGACGGTGGCCAAGGGCGCGTCGTCGGGCTTCATGCTCGAAATGCCGCGCTACCAGATGCCGCAGCCGCGCGATTTCGCGATCGGGCTGTGGCAGCGTGCCGAGGCATTCCTGAAGCGCGCGGGCACGATCATCCTGGTGACGACGGTCGCGCTGTGGGCGCTGCTGACCTTTCCGCAGGCACCCGCCGGCCAGAGCCAGGTCGAATATTCGGTCGCCGGGCGGATCGCGAGCGGGATCGAGGTCGTGGTCGCGCCGATCGGCTTCAACCACGATATCGCGCTGGCGCTGATCCCGGCGATGGCAGCGCGCGAGGTCGCGGTCGCGGCGATCGGTACCGTCTATGCGGTCGAGGATTCGGAGGGCGAAAGCGGGCAGGCGACGATCCGCGAGCAATTGCAGGCGCGCTGGAGCCTGCCGACCGCGCTCGCCTTCCTCGCCTGGTTCGTCTTTGCGCCGCAGTGCATCTCGACGATCGCGGTGACGCGGCGCGAGACCAATGGCTGGAAATGGCCGATGTTCATGCTCGGCTATCTGTTCGCGCTCGCCTATGTCGCGGCAGGAATCACCTATTGGAGCGCACGCGCGCTGGGATTGTAG
- the ppc gene encoding phosphoenolpyruvate carboxylase: MASLPSITNNPDIRFLGRLLGDVIRAYGGEELFKRTEYIRSTSVDRHRGVAGADAIDQGLDRLSLDETLDFVRGFMLFSMLANLAEDRQGITTDEGADVAHTLTRLAEDGIHRAQVMALMQNALIAPVLTAHPTEVRRKSMIDHRNRIADLMALKDRGIDETEDGDQVDEAILRQIALLWQTRVLRRERLYVTDEVETALAYLRDVFLPTLPALYARWDRALGERCPSFLKPGSWIGGDRDGNPYVTAASLEHAMQRAAETAIGHYLDAVNALGAELSISTEISHVNGEVGRLAESSGDHALSRADEPYRRALSGIYARLAATHQKLVGKRPPLPGPLTGEAYDTPQELRDDLASIARALAANGSGTLASGGALGRLIRAVEVFGFHLATLDLRQNSAVHERVVAELLKGAGVEADYLSLDEDARVALLRRELESPRPLTSPYAEYSEETAGELAILHAAARAHATYGRECIRNYVISMAQSVSDLLEVHLMLKEAGLYVPGEQPQAHIMVVPLFETVADLEAAPAIMADWFALPEVAAVARARGHQEVMIGYSDSNKDGGYLTSTWQLSRGSTALAPVFEKAGVAIQLFHGRGGAVGRGGGSAFAAIQAQPPGTVQGRIRITEQGEVIAAKYGTRASAMVNLEAMTAATLRASLEPVRLAAADSERFCTAMDELSATAFKAYRGLVYETDGFRTFFRQMTPIAEISGLKIGSRPASRKKSDAIEDLRAIPWVFSWSQARVMLPGWYGVGAALQAFPDKGLLREMAAGWPFFAATLANMEMVLAKSDMGVAARYAALVEDRAMADRIFGQIRDGWQATHDGLLTITRQTRLLEKHPALETSIRLRTPYIEPLNLLQIELLKRYRAGEEDPRIGEGILLSINAIATALRNSG, translated from the coding sequence ATGGCCAGCCTCCCTTCGATCACCAACAACCCCGACATCCGATTCCTCGGTCGCCTGCTCGGCGACGTCATCCGCGCCTATGGCGGCGAGGAATTGTTCAAGCGCACCGAATATATCCGATCGACTTCGGTCGACCGCCATCGCGGCGTCGCGGGGGCGGACGCGATCGACCAGGGGCTCGACCGGCTGAGCCTGGACGAGACGCTCGATTTCGTGCGCGGGTTTATGCTGTTTTCGATGCTGGCGAACCTCGCCGAGGATCGGCAGGGGATCACCACTGACGAGGGCGCCGATGTCGCACACACGCTGACCCGACTCGCCGAGGACGGCATCCATCGCGCGCAGGTGATGGCGCTGATGCAGAACGCGCTGATCGCGCCGGTGCTGACCGCGCACCCGACCGAGGTGCGGCGCAAATCGATGATCGATCACCGCAACCGGATCGCCGACCTGATGGCGCTCAAGGATCGCGGGATCGACGAGACCGAGGATGGCGACCAGGTCGACGAGGCGATCCTGCGCCAGATCGCGTTGCTGTGGCAGACGCGGGTGCTGCGCCGCGAGCGGCTGTACGTCACCGACGAGGTCGAGACCGCGCTTGCGTATCTTCGCGACGTGTTCCTGCCGACGCTGCCCGCCTTGTACGCGCGCTGGGACCGCGCGCTGGGCGAGCGTTGCCCAAGCTTCCTCAAGCCCGGCAGCTGGATCGGCGGCGATCGCGACGGCAATCCTTACGTCACCGCCGCTTCGCTCGAGCACGCGATGCAGCGCGCGGCGGAGACCGCGATCGGCCATTATCTCGATGCGGTGAACGCGCTGGGGGCCGAGCTGTCGATCTCGACCGAGATTTCGCACGTCAATGGCGAGGTCGGGCGGCTGGCCGAGTCGAGCGGCGATCATGCGCTGAGCCGCGCCGACGAGCCCTATCGCCGGGCGCTGTCGGGGATCTACGCGCGACTGGCGGCGACGCACCAGAAACTGGTCGGCAAGCGTCCGCCCTTGCCGGGCCCGCTGACCGGCGAGGCCTATGACACCCCGCAGGAGTTGCGCGACGACCTGGCGTCGATCGCGCGTGCGTTGGCGGCGAATGGATCGGGCACGTTGGCATCGGGCGGCGCGCTGGGACGGCTGATCCGCGCGGTCGAGGTGTTCGGGTTTCACCTCGCGACGCTCGACCTGCGGCAGAATTCGGCGGTGCATGAGCGCGTGGTCGCCGAATTGCTGAAAGGCGCTGGCGTCGAGGCCGATTATCTGTCGCTCGACGAGGATGCGCGCGTTGCGCTGCTGCGCCGCGAACTCGAAAGCCCGCGGCCGCTGACCAGCCCCTATGCCGAATATTCCGAAGAGACTGCCGGCGAGCTGGCGATCCTGCATGCGGCGGCGCGCGCGCATGCGACTTATGGCCGCGAGTGCATTCGTAACTATGTGATCTCGATGGCGCAGTCGGTGTCGGACCTGCTCGAAGTCCATCTGATGCTCAAGGAAGCCGGGCTGTACGTGCCCGGCGAGCAGCCCCAGGCGCATATCATGGTGGTGCCGCTGTTCGAGACCGTCGCCGATCTCGAGGCGGCGCCGGCGATCATGGCCGACTGGTTCGCGCTGCCCGAGGTCGCGGCGGTGGCGCGCGCGCGGGGGCACCAGGAAGTGATGATCGGCTATTCGGATTCGAACAAGGATGGCGGCTACCTCACCTCGACCTGGCAATTGTCGCGCGGATCGACCGCGCTGGCGCCGGTGTTCGAGAAAGCCGGCGTCGCGATCCAGCTGTTCCATGGGCGCGGCGGCGCGGTGGGGCGCGGCGGTGGTTCGGCGTTCGCGGCGATCCAGGCGCAGCCGCCGGGGACGGTGCAGGGCCGTATCCGGATCACCGAACAGGGTGAGGTGATCGCGGCGAAATATGGCACGCGGGCAAGCGCGATGGTGAATCTCGAGGCGATGACCGCGGCGACTTTGCGCGCCAGCTTGGAACCCGTGCGGCTGGCGGCGGCCGATTCGGAGCGCTTCTGCACCGCGATGGACGAATTGTCGGCGACCGCGTTCAAGGCGTATCGCGGACTGGTGTACGAGACCGACGGGTTTCGCACCTTCTTCCGCCAGATGACGCCGATCGCCGAAATCTCAGGGCTGAAGATCGGGTCGCGCCCGGCGTCGCGCAAAAAGTCCGACGCGATCGAGGATCTGCGCGCGATCCCCTGGGTGTTCAGCTGGTCGCAGGCGCGGGTGATGCTACCTGGCTGGTACGGCGTCGGCGCGGCGCTGCAGGCGTTCCCCGACAAGGGATTGCTGCGCGAAATGGCGGCGGGCTGGCCGTTCTTCGCCGCGACGCTGGCGAATATGGAGATGGTGCTGGCGAAGTCCGACATGGGGGTCGCCGCGCGCTACGCCGCCTTGGTCGAGGATCGGGCGATGGCCGATCGCATCTTCGGCCAGATCCGCGACGGCTGGCAGGCGACGCATGACGGGTTGCTGACGATCACCCGCCAGACGCGCCTGCTCGAAAAACATCCCGCGCTCGAAACCTCGATCCGGCTGCGCACCCCCTATATCGAGCCGCTCAACCTGCTGCAGATCGAACTGCTCAAGCGCTATCGCGCGGGCGAGGAGGATCCGCGGATCGGCGAGGGAATTTTGTTGTCGATCAATGCGATCGCAACCGCGCTGCGCAACAGCGGATAG